Proteins from one Panicum virgatum strain AP13 chromosome 7K, P.virgatum_v5, whole genome shotgun sequence genomic window:
- the LOC120642450 gene encoding uncharacterized protein LOC120642450: MGDGEPMDARRITPLCVRLLTAGHPPNQQASPTCWILLDLHAYVADRENATSAWGTMSNGKAIRVTFCTAPPPLVSYICVWSPDAEIGLEPTVEAAESDLILICVFLRDSRDKDDCFVYKAAGSRGPSLRLLQDPEPCWPERYNYTLLAHRDIGYPHAAAEGDDHYCIAALNGFRRSGPGDFKLWLFNSMDGEWSTMPVSVGDIFCHITSKTIALGGGGLLGFVDPWRGIIVCDVLGRKPARYLQLPTPLIRLDKFRDEPLLERDIAFVEGRLTVVELTRPAVQQGSICNSRSRQISSWSRAVSDQWEEDWRMDYVIQSPDISVDNTGSVDHSLLNLPDGNDRQPSLGKLYIDHRTLSLSDSRIVYIMGQVNPRDKKALVLAIDMSISKLQGVAMFDAERMIGFTYTQSRISKYFNAAPGDPSFPLFTST, from the coding sequence ATGGGAGATGGGGAACCAATGGATGCACGGAGGATCACCCCTCTCTGCGTCCGCCTGCTCACGGCCGGCCACCCTCCCAACCAGCAGGCTTCCCCAACTTGCTGGATCCTGCTCGACCTGCACGCCTACGTCGCCGACCGGGAGAACGCCACTTCCGCGTGGGGCACGATGAGCAACGGCAAGGCGATCCGGGTCACCTTCTGCACCGCGCCCCCTCCGCTCGTCTCCTACATCTGCGTCTGGAGCCCCGATGCCGAGATCGGCCTGGAGCCGACCGTCGAGGCCGCGGAGTCCGACCTCATCCTCATCTGCGTCTTTCTTCGCGATAGCCGCGACAAGGACGACTGCTTCGTCTACAAGGCCGCCGGCAGCAGGGGGCCCTCGCTGCGGCTGCTCCAGGACCCCGAGCCCTGCTGGCCCGAGCGCTACAACTACACCCTCCTCGCCCACCGCGACATCGGCTACCCAcacgccgcggcggagggcgacgACCACTACTGCATCGCCGCGCTGAATGGGTTCAGGCGCAGCGGCCCTGGGGACTTCAAGCTCTGGCTCTTCAACTCCATGGACGGGGAGTGGAGCACCATGCCTGTTTCGGTGGGCGATATCTTCTGCCACATCACCTCCAAAACGATCGCGCTCGGAGGGGGTGGTCTGCTGGGCTTCGTCGACCCCTGGCGGGGCATCATCGTCTGCGACGTGCTCGGCCGCAAACCTGCACGCTACCTGCAGCTCCCCACGCCTCTCATCAGACTCGACAAGTTCCGTGACGAGCCTTTGCTTGAGAGGGACATTGCCTTCGTTGAAGGTCGACTCACCGTTGTTGAGCTGACGAGACCTGCTGTCCAACAAGGCAGCATCTGTAATTCCCGGAGCAGGCAGATTTCCTCATGGAGTAGGGCTGTGAGTGATCAATGGGAGGAGGATTGGCGGATGGACTACGTGATCCAGTCTCCTGATATCTCAGTTGACAACACTGGCAGTGTAGATCACTCGCTGCTGAACCTGCCGGACGGCAATGATCGGCAGCCAAGCCTGGGGAAGCTCTACATAGACCATCGTACATTGAGCTTGAGCGACAGTCGCATTGTTTACATCATGGGTCAGGTCAAcccccgggacaaaaaggcacTAGTATTGGCCATTGACATGAGTATCTCGAAGCTACAGGGAGTAGCCATGTTTGACGCAGAAAGGATGATTGGCTTTACTTACACGCAAT
- the LOC120642373 gene encoding uncharacterized protein LOC120642373, with protein sequence MINLFDLGAGLSSSNMLTDRPRRDGSPSCRSRQDVKRTVDPAKVYAEDKLGASNWSSSSNRSNASPLNVVLAKEKSKELESKKKPPSVVARLMGLEDDLPGQEATLQSAKRNLKKRHLNDNSAESKSLHQRQDQYNSIMTTRDIHVGHTETVQFKDVYEVSEKPLRTYHLQDQTFPSGTSSRSKRDIRMEIVRQKFMEAKRLATNEKLLHSKEFQDALEVLSSNRDLFLKFLEEPNSAFSEQLAGLHRSPSPPQTKRITVLKPNKNVENEGRREIRTQRLNEESVHVMPWTHRRSHSEEVIFSQPTRIVVLKPSPGKPSRTMARLTPQAATAQLTEQIDFVGGLEDDNYLPDSLHRRDESLLSSVYSNGYGGDESSFSRSEAYYIDEEDGNLSDSEIVSPVSRHSWDHIKRYNSPYAGSPFTRTSRSPESSVIREAKKWLSERWVLVAYNEINQEQMQLPRSSSTLGEMLSLRGTKKEVDRMGSVSSSQPCDAENELTLQATCKSIFTENEGDGQSSPKSLARSKSVPVSSSMFDNIAQNDPLSNSEGCKTPNVATRSDKVKPSFKGRVSSFFFPKSKKQSKEKMTLSASSDEKVEVTCFSSMKPEAAQNIGADENVSFHEAKDDSMTTRTICSSKDIVSIEAPISSVCSSGHLDGLRSGGGLNGNRDEPSPISVLDASFEDCNINESDSSRSTTCDNERIVLRADAIESVTRSLSWEDMNSPSSSLGMTKLTPPSSVGNDELECVAFVRRIVSSAGLGDLQFGMVFSGWYLPDCPLDPALCDKLLDRKEEAAKSRERRSNQKLLFDYTNMTLVEIGQDTLLRVYPWSHVRSLARKETLSLDLVEVPRNMRDWLHGSGKFAVNENEDAGTILERIMEQEVEGRGWAKSMRWELDDITALIAGEALQELLEETVDDLTICSPQQEMSMTIANL encoded by the exons ATGATCAACTTGTTCGACCTCGGCGCTGGGTTGTCTAGCTCGAACATGCTCACAGATCGACCTCGAAGAGATG GTTCTCCATCTTGTAGAAGCAGGCAAGATGTCAAGAGAACCGTTGATCCTGCTAAAGTTTACGCAGAGGATAAACTA GGAGCTAGTAACTGGAGCTCATCAAGCAATAGATCAAATGCATCTCCGCTGAATGTGGTATTAGCAAAGGAGAAGTCCAAGGAATTGGAGtcgaagaagaagccaccaagTGTCGTTGCCAGATTAATGGGACTTGAAGATGATCTACCTGGTCAAGAGGCAACATTACAATCTGCTAAAAgaaacttgaagaaaagacaCTTAAATGACAATTCAGCAGAAAGTAAGAGTCTCCATCAACGTCAAGACCAGTACAATTCCATTATGACAACACGGGACATACACGTAGGACACACAGAAACTGTTCAGTTTAAGGATGTCTATGAAGTCAGTGAAAAACCATTAAGAACATaccatcttcaggaccaaactTTTCCTAGCGGAACATCCTCCAGGAGCAAGAGGGACATAAGGATGGAAATTGTTCGTCAGAAGTTCATGGAAGCTAAGCGCCTTGCTACAAATGAGAAACTCCTCCATTCAAAGGAGTTTCAAGATGCTCTTGAGGTTCTCAGTTCAAATAGAGATTTGTTTCTTAAGTTTCTTGAGGAACCAAACTCTGCTTTCTCAGAGCAGCTGGCTGGACTTCACAGAAGCCCATCACCACCTCAGACAAAGCGTATTACTGTCttgaaaccaaataaaaatgttGAGAATGAAGGCAGAAGGGAAATCAGAACACAGAGATTAAATGAAGAAAGTGTACATGTGATGCCTTGGACTCACCGGAGATCTCATTCAGAAGAAGTTATTTTCTCCCAGCCAACTAGGATAGTGGTGCTGAAGCCTAGTCCTGGAAAGCCTAGTAGAACAATGGCCAGGCTAACACCCCAAGCAGCCACagctcagctgactgagcagaTAGATTTTGTTGGAGGTTTAGAAGATGACAATTACCTACCAGATAGTCTACATCGGCGGGATGAGTCATTATTATCCTCTGTATACTCTAATGGGTATGGTGGAGATGAAAGCTCTTTCAGCAGATCAGAAGCTTACTACatcgatgaagaagatggtaaCCTAAGTGATTCTGAGATAGTTAGTCCAGTATCACGGCATTCATGGGATCACATCAAAAGATATAACAGTCCTTACGCAGGCTCGCCTTTTACCCGAACATCACGGTCACCTGAGTCATCTGTGATCAGGGAAGCCAAAAAATGGCTTTCGGAACGATGGGTATTGGTAGCATATAATGAGATCAACCAAGAGCAGATGCAACTACCCAGAAGCTCAAGCACTTTGGGAGAGATGCTCTCCCTTCGAGGAACCAAGAAAGAAGTTGATCGGATGGGTTCTGTTTCAAGTAGCCAGCCATGTGATGCAGAAAATGAGCTGACCCTGCAAGCTACctgtaaatctatttttacagagAATGAAGGAGATGGACAGAGCTCCCCAAAGAGTctagcaagatcaaaatctGTTCCAGTGTCATCATCGATGTTTGATAACATAGCACAAAATGACCCATTATCCAATTCTGAAGGCTGTAAAACACCAAACGTGGCTACAAGGTCAGATAAAGTAAAGCCATCATTCAAAGGGAGAGTTTCGAGTTTTTTCTTCCCTAAAAGTAAAAAACAGTCAAAAGAGAAAATGACCCTATCTGCTAGTTCTGATGAGAAGGTTGAAGTCACTTGTTTTAGCAGCATGAAACCAGAGGCTGCTCAAAATATTGGCGCTGATGAAAATGTGTCATTTCATGAGGCCAAAGATGATAGTATGACTACTCGAACAATCTGTTCTTCGAAA GATATTGTTTCCATCGAAGCACCTATTTCTTCTGTCTGTTCAAGTGGACATCTTGATGGATTGAGATCAGGTGGAGGTCTGAATGGTAACCGTGATGAGCCTAGTCCTATTTCAGTTCTTGATGCGTCATTCGAAGATTGCAACATTAATGAATCTGATTCGTCAAGAAGCACTACTTGTGACAATGAGA GAATTGTCTTACGAGCTGATGCAATTGAATCTGTCACACGCTCATTATCATGGGAGGATATGAACTCTCCTTCATCTTCACTTGGTATGACAAAGTTAACCCCTCCCTCCAGTGTGGGCAATGATGAACTAGAATGTGTTGCCTTTGTACGAAGGATTGTATCATCTGCTGGGTTAGGTGATCTGCAGTTCGGTATGGTCTTTTCTGGCTGGTACTTGCCTGATTGCCCCCTGGACCCTGCATTGTGTGACAAGTTATTGGACCGGAAGGAGGAGGCTGCCAAGTCGAGGGAGCGAAGGTCGAACCAAAAGCTTCTTTTTGATTATACAAATATGACCTTAGTTGAGATTGGCCAGGACACCTTACTACGCGTCTATCCTTGGAGTCATGTGCGCTCACTGGCCAGGAAGGAGACCCTATCTCTAGATTTGGTTGAAGTACCACGCAATATGAGGGATTGGCTCCATGGATCAGGGAAGTTTGCAGTGAACGAGAACGAAGATGCTGGAACAATACTTGAAAGAATTATGGAACAGGAGGTGGAAGGAAGAGGCTGGGCGAAGTCCATGAGATGGGAATTGGATGATATCACAGCGCTGATTGCAGGCGAGGCATTGCAGGAACTACTAGAAGAAACTGTGGATGATCTCACAATTTGTTCGCCACAGCAAGAGATGTCAATGACAATAGCAAATCTGTAG